A genomic stretch from Ascaphus truei isolate aAscTru1 unplaced genomic scaffold, aAscTru1.hap1 HAP1_SCAFFOLD_819, whole genome shotgun sequence includes:
- the LOC142486330 gene encoding bolA-like protein 2 produces MAGDGPLSAEALREKLKRELQAEHVEVEDTTANRCSTSFKVVVVSSLFEGKGLLQRHRLVNSCLSEEMKDIHAFEQKTLTPAQWETEKQK; encoded by the exons ATGGCGGGAGACGGGCCGCTGAGTGCGGAGGCGCTGCGGGAGAAACTGAAGCGGGAACTGCAGGCCGAGCACGTg GAGGTGGAGGACACAACTGCCAATCGCTGCTCCACCAGCTTCAAAGTGGTCGTGGTGTCCTCTCTGTTCGAGGGGAAGGGCCTCCTGCAGAGGCACAG GCTTGTGAACAGCTGCCTCTCCGAAGAGATGAAAGACATTCACGCCTTTGAGCAGAAGACCCTCACCCCGGCGCAGTGGGAGACTGAGAAGCAGAAATGA
- the LOC142486329 gene encoding structure-specific endonuclease subunit slx1-like, whose protein sequence is MVVEVEGFYGVYLLYCTNPKFKGRIYIGFTVNPERRIQQHNGGKQKGGAWKTSGRGPWDMVLIVHGFPRDIAALRFEWAWQHPHVSRRLSHVPRKTKKQSSFDFHLLVLYHMLRAAPWNRLPLTLRWLRQEYHRDLPPLLQPPLHMPLAFGQVRARPTPKGRGGERGQGDGDAEQDLLQLDSVRQRCPLCSHKVQSEDDALRCFHSGCSLTAHILCLAKLFLRNEPAHLIPVEGVCPSCGHSVLWGDLIRYKNGCYGDLQEIANSQAHWVDELQS, encoded by the exons ATGGTGGTGGAGGTGGAAGGGTTTTACGGCGTCTACCTGCTGTACTGCACCAACCCCAAGTTCAAGGGTCGCATCTACATCGGCTTTACGGTGAACCCGGAGCGGCGCATCCAGCAGCACAACGGCGGCAAGCAAAAGGGCGGAGCCTGGAAGACCAGCGGGAGGGGACCCTG GGACATGGTGCTGATAGTCCATGGATTTCCCCGAGACATTGCTGCACTTCGG TTTGAGTGGGCATGGCAGCACCCACACGTGTCCCGTCGCCTCTCCCACGTGCCACGCAAGACCAAGAAGCAGTCCAGTTTTGACTTCCACCTGCTGGTTCTCTACCACATGCTGCGCGCGGCACCCTGGAACCGCCTGCCCCTCACCCTGCGCTGGCTGCGCCAGGAGTACCACCGggacctgccccccctcctgcagcctccTTTGCACATGCCACTGGCGTTTGGGCAAGTGCGGGCCAGGCCAACCCCCAAGGgccgaggaggagagagggggcagggggacgGAGATGCAGAGCAGGACCTGCTGCAGCTGGACAGCGTCCGTCAGCGCTGCCCACTCTGCAGCCACAAAGTGCAG AGCGAGGACGACGCGCTCCGCTGCTTCCACTCCGGCTGCTCCCTGACCGCGCACATCCTGTGCCTGGCAAAACTCTTCCTCCGGAACGAGCCTGCGCACCTCATCCCCGTGGAGGGCGTGTGCCCCAG CTGTGGCCACTCGGTGCTGTGGGGAGATCTGATTCGGTATAAGAACGGCTGCTACGGAGACCTGCAAGAGATCGCCAACTCCCAG GCTCACTGGGTGGATGAATTACAAAGCTGA
- the SGF29 gene encoding LOW QUALITY PROTEIN: SAGA-associated factor 29 (The sequence of the model RefSeq protein was modified relative to this genomic sequence to represent the inferred CDS: deleted 1 base in 1 codon), whose amino-acid sequence MALVTADTRISELLSELHQLIKQTQEERSRSEHNLVNIQKTHERMQTENKISPYYRTKLRGLYTTAKADAEAECNILRRSLDKIAEIKSLLEERRIAAKIAGLYHESEPPRKTMRRGVLMTLLQQSAMTLPLWIGKPGEKPPPLCGAIPASGDYVAKPGDKVAARVKAVDGDEQWILAEVVSYSHAANKYEVDDIDEEGKERHTLSRRRIIPLPQWKANPETDPEALFQKDQLVLALYPQTTCFYRALIHTPPQRPQDDYSVLFEDTSYADGYSPPLNVAQRYVVACKETKKK is encoded by the exons ATGGCGCTGGTCACAGCGGACACGCGGATATCGGAACTGCTGAGTGAGCTGCATCAGCTCATCAAACAGACACAG GAGGAGCGATCGAGGAGTGAACACAACCTGGTGAATATACAGAAAACGCATGAGCGGATGCAGACAGAGAACAAGA TCTCTCCATATTACCGCACTAAACTCCGAGGTCTTTATACAACAGCGAAGGCCGACGCGGAGGCAGAGTGCAA TATCCTGCGCAGGTCCTTGGATAAAATCGCTGAGATTAAGTCCCTGCTGGAGGAGAGACGTAtcg CTGCGAAGATCGCTGGCCTGTACCACGAGTCGGAGCCCCCCCGGAAGACGATGAGACGGGGGGTGCTGATGACCCTGCTGCAGCAGTCTGCCATGACACTGCCTCTGTGGATCGGGAAACCAGGGGAGAA GCCGCCCCCTCTCTGCGGAGCCATTCCAGCGTCGGGTGACTACGTAGCCAAGCCG GGtgacaaggtagctgcccggGTGAAGGCCGTGGACGGAGACGAGCAGTGGATCCTGGCCGAAGTAGTCAGTTACAGCCACGCGGCTAACAA GTATGAAGTGGATGATATCGATGAGGAAGGGAAAGA gcgtcACACCCTCAGCCGCCGGCGGATCATTCCTTTGCCGCAGTGGAAGGCCAATCCTGAGACGGACCCCGAGGCGCTGTTCCAGAAGGACCAACTGGTGCTGGCTCTGTACCCCCAGACCACCTGCTTCTATCGGGCGTTGATCCACACCCCCCCGCAACGG CCCCAGGACGATTACTCGGTGCTGTTCGAGGACACGTCCTATGCGGACGGTTATTCGCCGCCTCTGAACGTGGCGCAGAGGTACGTGGTGGCCTGCAAGGAGACCAAGAAGAAGTGA